AAGACCGTCTGGCCCAGCCTGTCGGCACGGCCCGCTTCCACCACGCCCACGGCGCAGTAGCCATATTTCACGGGGAAGGGGAAATCGCCCGTCTGGAAGGGGGCACGCATGCGGCCATATTCGCCTTCGGGCACGCGTCCCTCGCAGACCAGTCGCTCGGTTCCGCGGCTGACGCCGCTCCAGAGCGTGCGGACGAGGCAGTCGCCTGCGGCAAGCGGCGGCAGCGTCTCCGCGTTCAGGGCGCATTCACGCGGCGCGACATACCAGAGAGCCGTCGCCTGGGCGCTTGCACTGGACGGAAATGCCGGCTTTAGCTCCCCGGCCTTGTCGTTCGGCGCCATGTCCTGCCTCCCCGTCCGCTCTGCCCCACCCGCCTCGCCTCGATCGATCGCATGACAGAGACAGCCATGAACGAGCGCCCCGCTCCGACCACGTTCCAGCCGGCGGCGCAAGGCCTCACCATCGCACCGGCGCCGCTGCCCGCGGCGGGGTCCACCCCCGCCGGGCTGCAGGACAGGGCGGTGCTGTCGCGCCGGCGCTGGCTGGTGCTCGGCCTCAATCTGGCGACGCTGGCGGCGCTGCTCTACGGGCTGGCGCAGGTCCTCGGTGCCGGCGGCTGGACGGTGGCCGACAGCGCCATCCTCGTCGCCTTTCTCTTCGGCGCACCCTGGACGGTGCTGGGCTTCTGGAACGCGGTGCTCGGCTTCTGGCTGCTGCATGGCGTGAAGGACGGGCTCGAGCGGGTCGCTCCTTTTGCGGCCGCCGGTGATCTGCCGACGCCGATCGCGGTCCGCACCGCGATCCTGATGACGCTTCGCAATGAGGACCCGGCCCGGGCCTTCGCCCGGCTGCATGTGGTCAAGAAGAGCCTCAACGCCACGGGCGAGGGCGGCTGGTACGACTATTTCGTGCTGTCCGACACCAATGATCCCGAGGTTGCCGCCGCCGAGGAAAGGCTGGCCGCCGCCTGGCAGGCCGAGGCAGGCGAGGACTGCCGCATCATCTATCGTCGCCGCAGCGACAATGCCGGCTTCAAGGCCGGCAATGTCCGCGATTTCTGCGAGCGCTGGGGTGCCGACTACGAACTCATGCTGCCGCTCGATGCCGACAGCGTGATGTCCGGCGAGGCGATCGTGAAGCTGACGCGGATGATGCAGGCCTATCCGAAGCTCGGCATCCTCCAGAGCCTCGTCGTGGGCATGCCGAGCCAGTCCGCCTTCGCGCGGGTGTTCCAGTTCGGCATGCGCCAGGGCATGCGGCCCTACACCATGGGGTCCGCCTGGTGGATCGGCGATTGCGGCCCGTTCTGGGGCCATAACGCGATGGTCCGTATCGCGCCCTTCCGCGATGGCTGCCATCTGCCCGTCCTGCCGGGTCGCGCGCCGCTGGGCGGCGCCGTGATGAGCCACGACCAGGTCGAGGCGACGCTGATGCGCCGCGCTGGCTACGAGGTGCGTGTGCTGCCGGTCGAGGGCGGCAGCTGGGAGGAAAATCCGCCGACCATGCTCGACTTTGCCAAGCGCGACCTGCGCTGGTGCCTCGGCAATCTGCAGTACCTCAAGCTGATGGATATTCCCGGCCTGCTGCCGATGAGCCGCTTCCAGCTGTTCTGGGCGATCCTGATGTTTCTCGGCCTGCCTGCCTGGACGCTGATGATCGCGCTGCTGCCGCTCAAGGCGATCGAGGATCGCGGGATCGCCGATTATCCCGCCGGGCTGGCGGCAGGGCTCTACCTGCTCTTCCTGGCGATGTATCTCTCGCCCAAGCTCGCGGGCTTCGCTGACATCCTGCTGTCGCGGGGCGGTGCTGGCGCCTATGGCGGGCGTCTGCGCTTCGTCGCCTCGGCTGCGATCGAGCTGGTCTTCGCCTTCCTGCAGGGCGCGGTGTTGAGCTTCCGCACGACACTGTTCATGATCGGGCTGCTCTTCGGACGCTCGCGCATCGGCTGGGGCGGGCAGGCGCGCGACGCCCATGCGCTCTCGCTGGCGACGGCCTTTTCCGGGCTGTGGCCGCATCTGCTCTTTGCGCTCTACCTGTTCGGCACGCTGGCGGTGCTGTCGCCGAGCCTGCTGATCTGGTCGCTGCCGCTGACGGCCGGCTATCTGCTGGCGATCCCCTTCGCGATGGCGACGGCGCTGCCCTCGCTCGGCGCCTGGTTCGCGCGGCAGGGGCTCTGCGGCATCCCCGAGGATTTCGATCCGCCGCCGGTGCTGCAGGCGATCCGCGCGGAGACCCGTTCATGAGCCCCCTGCTCCACGCACCCGGCACGGCCAGGGCCATCGGACGGTCGCTGCGCGTCTATCACGGTGACAAGTCCCGCCATGGCGACATGGACGCGCTCTATGGCCGTTTCCTCAAGCCCGGCGAGCTCGCCTTCGATATCGGGGCCCATGTCGGAGACCGCATCTCCTGCTTCCGCAGATTGGGCGCGCGGGTGGTTGCGCTCGAGCCGCAGCCGGGGCCGGCGCGCGCGCTGCGGCTGATCCATGGCCGCGACCCGCAGGTCACGCTGGTCGAGGCCGCCTGCGGCGATGCCGAGGGCGTCGTGCGGCTGCGGATCAACAGCGCCAACCCCACCGTCTCGACGGCGTCCGACGCGTTCGTCGGCGCGGCGAGCGGGGCGGAAGGCTGGCAGGAGCAGGTCTGGGACCGCGAGATCGAGGTGCCCTCCACGACACTCGACGCGTTGATTGCGCGCCATGGACTGCCGGCGCTGCTGAAGATCGACGTCGAGGGCTTCGAGGCGCATGTGCTCGCGGGCCTGTCCCGGCGCGTGCCGGTGATCTCCTTCGAGTTCACGACCATCCAGCGCGACGTTGCAGAGGCCTGCCTCGCCCGGCTCGAGGCGCTCGGGCCCTACGCATTCACGGTCTCGCTGGGCGAGAGCCAGCGCCTGGAGTTCGCGGCGCCGGTGACCGCACCGGCCATGCGCGACTATCTGCGCGACCTTCCGCATTCCGCCAATTCGGGCGATGTCTACGCCCTCCTTCAGAACTGAGACCCGACCACGATGCGCGCCAACCGCCTCCGCCTCGCCCTTTTCGCTCTGGCCCTTTCGGCTGTGCCCGCCTTCGCGGCCAGCGATGTCGCTGTCGAGGTCAAGAACGAGTCGGAGCCGGTGCTCTGCGCCGAGAAGGACAACGTCACCATCAAGGCGATCTCGCCCGAGGTGCGCCGCTTCCAGATCGAGGCTGCGCATCCGGCCTATATCGCCGGGCTGATGCGCGACAATTGGGATGCGGACTGGACCGCCTGCGACATGACGGGCGACCCCGTCTTCGCCGCCGTGACGCCGCCGCGGCGCGTGACTTTTTACGAGAGCATCGAGTACTGGCTCGTCGGTTACACCTTCCCGACGTTCTGGCGCCCATCCGACACGACCTTCAAGGTCGGCGACCGCGTCGAGAAGGGGCTGCATCTCGTCCAGCTCTGGAAGCTCGGCAAGGACCGCTCGCACGAATTGCTCGTGGTCTATCCGCAGGACGGCTACTGGCGCGCCCGGCCGATGCCGCCCGCGCCGCTGGCCGCCACCGCCTATGGCTCGTCCTTCCTGTTCGGGCCGATCGAGCAGGACGGCGCACGCCCGGTCGTCAACATCCGCGAGATCGAGTTCGACCCGAAGACGGTGTCGTTCAAGATGAGCTTCAAGGACGGGTCCTCCGGCACGCTGAAGCTCGACAATGTCGACGAGAACCGGATGGTGCTCGACGCCGTGCTCGACCGGCCGGTCGGTGCCGGCAAGGCTTTCGTCGCGCTGCGCTCGATGTATGTCACCGAGTTCAACAACGACGTCGCCCGCATCGCCATCCGCGAGCCCGGCGCCAAGGGCTGGCGCGAGGAGCCGCTGATGCCGTTCACCACCGGCAAGGCGACCGATGTCTGGATGGGCCGCACGACCCATTCGCGCCACAACACCTCCTCGCCCGACATGGTGTTCCGCAATTTCTCCAAGGACCCGAACCCGCCGGTCCGCGCCGAGAAGAAGTAACCGGGGCGGAGGCGCCGGGCGGAACGCATCGCGCCAATGCCGCGTTGCCGCATGACGCGGGCGGCGCGGCACGCTAGCTTCGCGCGAGATCAACAGCCTCCGGGACCGCCATGCCTCGCTTCGCCGCCAATCTGTCGATGATGTTCAACGAGTGGGCCTTCCTCGATCGCTTCAAGGCGGCGGCGGATGCCGGCTTCGAGGCGGTCGAGTTCCTGTTCCCCTATGAGCACCCGGCCGAGCAGGTCGGACTCGCGCTGACGGGCGGGGCATTGCAGCAGGCGCTGTTCAACCTGCCGCCGGGCGATTTCGCCAAGGGCGAGCGCGGCATCGCGGCGCTAGCCGGCCGGGAGGCCGAGTTTCGCGCCGGCGTCGAGACGGCGCTGGCCTATGCCCACGAGACCGGCGTGAAGCGCCTGCACATGATGGCGGGCTTGGCCGATCCTGACGACGCGACGGCGCAGGCGACCTATCGCGCCTCGCTCGCCCATGCCGCCGATGCGCTGGCCCCGCACGGGATCGAACTGCTGCTCGAGCCGATCAATGGCAAGGACATGCCGGGCTATTTCCTGAACGACTTCGACCGGGCCGCGGCCTATGTGCGCGAGTCCGGGCGGCCGAACGTCAGGCTGCAGTTCGACATGTACCATTGTGAGTTGATCCACGGCGATGTCGCCGGCCGGCTCAAGGCCATGTTCCCGCTCGTCGGGCATGTCCAGATCGCCAGCGCCCATGGCCGCCACGAGCCCGACGACCAGGGGCCCGATTATCCGCAGCTCTTCGGGCTGCTGGACGAACTCGGCTATGACGGTTTCGTCGGCTGCGAGTACCGGCCGCGCGCCGGGACGCTCGAAGGGCTCGGCTGGTTTGCCCCCTATCGCCGGCATGATCCGCGGCCCGACCCGCTGGACGCGGTCTGATGCCGCCCTTCGCCTGGCCTCTGCTGGTCGCCGATATCGGGGGCACCAATTGCCGCCTCTCGCTGGTCGAGCAGCCGGGCGCCGTGCCGACCCATCTGGCCCGCATCCCCACCGGCAGCCAGGCGACACCCGAAGCCGCGCTGGAGGAGGTGCTGACGACGCTGGCGCAGCGCCCGCGCTCCGCGATTCTGGCGGTGGCCGGACCGCTCGAAGGGCGTAGCGCCAGGCTGACCAACGCGAACTGGACCTTCGACGGCCCCGCGCTCGGCCGAGCGCTGGGGCTGGAGCAGGGGCTGCTCGTCAATGACTTCGAGGCGCAGGCCGCTTCGCTCGCCGTGCTGGGTGAAGGCGACGTGACCACGCTGGTGGCCGGCGATCCGGAAGCAGGCGGCACGCGGCTCGTGCTGGGGCCGGGAACGGGCTTTGGCGCAGCCGCGCTCGTGA
This portion of the Bosea sp. OAE506 genome encodes:
- the mdoH gene encoding glucans biosynthesis glucosyltransferase MdoH → MTETAMNERPAPTTFQPAAQGLTIAPAPLPAAGSTPAGLQDRAVLSRRRWLVLGLNLATLAALLYGLAQVLGAGGWTVADSAILVAFLFGAPWTVLGFWNAVLGFWLLHGVKDGLERVAPFAAAGDLPTPIAVRTAILMTLRNEDPARAFARLHVVKKSLNATGEGGWYDYFVLSDTNDPEVAAAEERLAAAWQAEAGEDCRIIYRRRSDNAGFKAGNVRDFCERWGADYELMLPLDADSVMSGEAIVKLTRMMQAYPKLGILQSLVVGMPSQSAFARVFQFGMRQGMRPYTMGSAWWIGDCGPFWGHNAMVRIAPFRDGCHLPVLPGRAPLGGAVMSHDQVEATLMRRAGYEVRVLPVEGGSWEENPPTMLDFAKRDLRWCLGNLQYLKLMDIPGLLPMSRFQLFWAILMFLGLPAWTLMIALLPLKAIEDRGIADYPAGLAAGLYLLFLAMYLSPKLAGFADILLSRGGAGAYGGRLRFVASAAIELVFAFLQGAVLSFRTTLFMIGLLFGRSRIGWGGQARDAHALSLATAFSGLWPHLLFALYLFGTLAVLSPSLLIWSLPLTAGYLLAIPFAMATALPSLGAWFARQGLCGIPEDFDPPPVLQAIRAETRS
- a CDS encoding FkbM family methyltransferase: MSPLLHAPGTARAIGRSLRVYHGDKSRHGDMDALYGRFLKPGELAFDIGAHVGDRISCFRRLGARVVALEPQPGPARALRLIHGRDPQVTLVEAACGDAEGVVRLRINSANPTVSTASDAFVGAASGAEGWQEQVWDREIEVPSTTLDALIARHGLPALLKIDVEGFEAHVLAGLSRRVPVISFEFTTIQRDVAEACLARLEALGPYAFTVSLGESQRLEFAAPVTAPAMRDYLRDLPHSANSGDVYALLQN
- the otnI gene encoding 2-oxo-tetronate isomerase, which translates into the protein MPRFAANLSMMFNEWAFLDRFKAAADAGFEAVEFLFPYEHPAEQVGLALTGGALQQALFNLPPGDFAKGERGIAALAGREAEFRAGVETALAYAHETGVKRLHMMAGLADPDDATAQATYRASLAHAADALAPHGIELLLEPINGKDMPGYFLNDFDRAAAYVRESGRPNVRLQFDMYHCELIHGDVAGRLKAMFPLVGHVQIASAHGRHEPDDQGPDYPQLFGLLDELGYDGFVGCEYRPRAGTLEGLGWFAPYRRHDPRPDPLDAV